The sequence below is a genomic window from Dermacentor albipictus isolate Rhodes 1998 colony chromosome 2, USDA_Dalb.pri_finalv2, whole genome shotgun sequence.
ggcataaatttccctttcctagccttcttaagagactggaaaaattgtttaaaaagattcataggataatctagctttctttagttgattacagacagcctaatgtcgtagatgacattaggatatactactgtgtgccgtagtgaaaggaagacgatctggtattcactagtaagtcctccacccgatatgtgcaatagtctgatcgattctgtttcaagggaaggtgagcatatcttgtttttaatatcgttggatgtctagctcagtagaaagcttgcaaaaaactaagcgatcccagtgctttaaaacgtgctgcagtgcaggccttaaaaatcgtgtcacggaactcttttcaaactgtaaagctagcttttccgcgtagtacggcggcagcataacggtggtgctgaagatacgtacgcagtgaagctgtgtgcgtaattcactttttgaactcgtgacgcattcacggacaacttttaagagttaaaatgagtggtaatcattctgtcgtcgaacattaaggtggcttcaagtttctaaaaaGCGCaaacgcgaattttacaacgtgtacgatttataataatctccttgaaaaaggcagtgggagcggctatttaacgctattttagagagcagcggactacacgctccgacattttttaggttcggggagtcaacttttggagccaagtgaccgatcaaagccttgtgacatctctgtcactgtgttagcaaaaattatcaactagagaagcagttcgtcgcaacacaacagctgccgcactacttacaacgccgcacaaccgcccaccgcgtagcagacgaacaggttataaaagcgccatctacggcagtcggttgaacgaaagtgggcgcaagctgctcccatagaagccggatatctgtgcaggtctggagttccagtaggtcgtggccaAAAGCACCGCCGGCGGAATTTTGTTGCTGTTGACGTTTCCATGACAACGGTCAAGCTCTGTCTGTGCGTCACCCccatttttccttttctttttcttgggagGAGGGGCTAGCGTGTAATCTCTTTTAGAAGAAACACCGGCTCGGGGTGGTGTTAGAACCTCGAATCTTGCGGCACATCTGACTACTACTGACCACTGTGATGTTCCAGATTAAATGTGAAGGTGTGAAGTAGCACAAACCACACGAGACAAGACACTGCACAGGGCCTCAAACAGCGGGTACACAGGCGTGCGTCAACTGTAGGTGTGTAGGTCCCGCATTGCATAGAATTACCATATATGGCCATGCCATATTGTTTGCTAATGCAATGCCTTTGGCGCTATTAGCGTGCATGTGTATACCGCTACCAGCTGGCTACACGAAAGAAAAGCGAGTACGGTTGAGCCAGCACCTGGGTGGGCATATAATTTcaataaaactttattttttaaagaaagaaaacttagGAGATTCTgcctgagaaaaaagaaactgtttttAAATAGCGTTGTCGTACAAAGGTTAAGCGTCCACCAACAATGACAAAACGAAGATGGCGGCGCCCTGCGCTAAATTTTGTGGCGACAAAATGCGGCAAAATGGAACGACATTTTCGTCGTGGTGGTAATCGCGGTGCGAGTGTGGCAGATTAACGAGACAACCAATGACGGGAAAGAGTCATTGTTCGTGCGCGACTAGATAGCCGCGAAGGAAGCACGCAAGCATGGCGATCGAGCACCTCGTAATGCTCAGCGGCAGTGGCGACGACAACCTGCTACGTGTACCGCAAAACACCCTCGCGGCACTGTTCGCGTTCGCCTACTGCGAGATGGACGGTCTCCGCGTCGTTCTAGTGCGACGAGACTCGGCCGCCGACGACGGTGGCTGCAGCCGTGAGCTACTCTTCGCTTTGCCTCGCGGCGTCCTTTCGAGACTCAAATGCATCGAGGCGAGCGACTCGCCGACACCCCAACAGCTACTCGACTGTGATCCCCCCGCCGTCTATCTGCCCGACAAGACCACCGCGACTTGCATCGGCGGACTCGCGGGCGTCCTCCGATGGGCGCTGGGTCAGTTCGGAAGTCGTACCCGGGACCCCGAGTGCAAGGCGCTGCTGGGCTTCCGCGGCGGCTGCCTCGCGGCCTGCTCGGAGTCTTCCCTCTGGACTCGCTTCTGCGAGCTCGACATACAGAGGGTCCTCCCGAAACTCCGAACGCGTTGCTCTGGCAGCGGGTCCGAAGCTACGCTGCGGCTTCCCGAGGAGCTGCTCCTGCTCGAGGCGCACATGCGGCAGCCGGTGAAGACGCACAACGTTCGGAGGAAGCAGCAGCAAGTGTTTCGAGCGTCGCGCCGTGAGGGAGCGGGTGGCGATCGCGTCAACGAGCCGACCGACGGTAAACTGCCTGAACTGGAACACCGGTTCGTCGAGGGTTTCGACCAGACGCTAGCCGACGTGGTGCTCTTCCCCGTCGTTCACCTCGTATTCACCGAGCTGGCCGCCGTTACGAGTCGAGACGCAATATCCGAAAGGCTGCCGTTCACTTTCAGGTGGTACGAAACGATGTACGCGCAGGCGCAGACTCGCCTCGCCTTGGACGCTCTTGAACTGAAACGCGTGGAACAGGTCGAGCGAGTTGAGCGCGGCAGGTTCATCGAAGAGTCGGAGCTCCCGAAGGACAGCCTCTACTCGTCTCACCCGGCCCGCACGAAGCCTCGGATTCGGCACAAGAACCCGGAATCGATCATCAACTCGCTCAGGGAGGCCCGCATAACGCCGGACTTGAAGCCCAACCCTGGGGAAGGCTCCCTGCCTCTGCCCTGGGACGAGTTTCCAGAGAAAGTACACCCTCTCGGAGGAGGCCTTCCGCAAACCAGGCTCCTACGCAAGTGCCAACAGATAGAGAACCTTGTTGTCCTGGCTCTTCAGCAAGCCTTCGACGGCTGCACGATCGTTGACTTCTGTTCCGGAGGAGGTCACGTGGGCATCGTCCTGGCCTACTTGCTCCCCGACTGCCGGGTAGTGATGATCGAGAACAAAGAAGAGTCGATGCACCGTGCACGGGAGAGGGTCAGATCCCTGGGTCTACGAAATGTCATCTTGTATCAGTGTAACATGGACTATTACGTCGGCGATTTCGACTTGGGCGTCTCCTTGCACGCATGCGGTGTTGCTACTGACTTGGTTTTGCAGAAGTGCATTCAACGCAATGCGGCTTTTGTGTCATGTCCCTGTTGCTACGGTGCCATGAAGGCAACGGAGAGCATCAGCTACCCTCTCAGTCGTACCTTCAGAGACATGGGCATCTCCAAAGAGGACTACACGTTGTTATGCCACTATGCCGATCGGACTGAGCGCGACACGCCAACGTGCCAGCAAGGCCATTATTGTATGGCTCTAGTGGACCAAGACCGGGCAATGAGAGCGGCTGAAAGTGGCTATGAAGTTATTGTGACGCAGATGGTACCGCACGATTGCTCGCCCAAGGGACTCGTATTGGTCGGCAAGCAGACATCTAAAGTGTGTTGAAAATGCACACTGCCAGTTTTCGAGCACACCTTTTGAGTTGTGTGGAGATACCATTGCATACTCTTAGTGCATATGGGTTCAGCAGGAATAGAAGGCTTGCATGGAATCGTCCATTTTACTGTTGTTCACTGTGGTCGGCAAATGCACACTGGTATAATTGTCACGGCCTCAGTCAAAGTGTGGCTACACTTTTGAACCAGCAGAAGTCAGGTGAATCACTCAAAGTGAGTTGTTTAGTAAGTACTGCATGTTGAAGTTACATCATGTTTTTTATGAAAAACATCATGACATGAAAGTCTTATGAAAACATGAAAAAGTCTTCTGTGATGTTTAATACATGGAGCCATTCTGCTTATACTGTTCAAGCAAAACCAGAGGCAACATCCATGCTCACACTTTTGCTGTGTCAGAAACTTGAGAACTCACGTAATTTCAAAGATATTTACTGCTGCTGTTTCTTGATACTTTGTATGAATGTAGGTGAACACTGCTGAGAATTTTTGTGCCATTGTGCTGTGAGGATTTGCAGATAATGTGAGGATGCAATATTTGATTTAGTATCAGGAATACTAAAGGATACGTACTTGTGTCGATTGATTCCTGGAGTTAGAAACATTTCTAAGCTACACATAGACTGAAAAACGGCATGGTTGATGGTGCCAGATCGATTGTGACAATCTGGGATTAATTTTatgtgtgcctaaatctaagcatgCACACATGTTTTTGCATTGTTCTCTCAATTGGGTGTGGCCACAGTGGCCAGGAATTAAACTCGCAACTTCATGTCCAAAAGTGCAACAGGATAATGTTGCTGCTTGCATTGTGCTTGCACTAGCTAAAACATTCTCAGTGCGTCATGTCATCTGGGATCCTAGTAAATGAAAACGCAGCACTGGAACAAGTTCAAAAATTGTATGAAGTGGCCAGTCCATCTCTCTCACTGGAACCTTGTTCGCAGTGAAAGCAAACGGCCTGCCCAAGTTGCTTGAAAAATGCTCGCATGGGCTATTTGAAATTGAGACGATTCGTCCGCTTCCTTCTATGTGTCCTGTCTCTTGTGCTGTTACTCGATTTAAGTGAATCATGTGCCAACCAGCGCCAGTTAGCATTCTTCTGAAATGTCTGTTTTCCCGAAGAACTTTAACGTTATCAGCACGACTGCACGGTTGCACTGTGATCCTCACAGACCACGTGGGATTCTGTCAGATCCTTAATATCATCGAATGTAACGGAACATCTGGTGTTTTATTTTGCTTCAGTGCATTTATTTACCGTCAGAGCCATGAGCATTAGTGAGAGGAGAGTGAATAGCGAAAAAAAAGATAAGTACATACACACAAGGAGAGCAATAATTTGGGAAATGCAACACATACAAATGGCTGCTTGTACACTATCAGCAAAGTGGGCAGGTTTTTACATATTGAGATTTAGTGCGCAGCGGGAATGTCTGCCCTAAGTACATAGCATACAACACCACAGTTCCAAGCATGTAAATGTGAGTTTTTGACTTAGACCTTATGCACGGTAAGAAAAGGCAGGCATGCGATACAAAGCATGCCTGCAAAGCATACAAAGAGGAATGAAAAGGATAACATCGTGAATTCTTACCAAATTACTTGGATTTTTGTTGTTTGAGCCTTACTTGTCCTGTTAGGAAACAAAaatatgcaaagaaaagacgTGGACATTGATCTTCTCACTAGCTTATTGTGAACAAGAGAAGCGCATGCCTGACATTTTCGTTAGCACCGCATTGCCCATGAAGTATATGGTGTTGTCAGGCCTTTTCAGAAACAGAATCTGAAGGTCCGCAACCCTTGAACCAGAATGTCTGTAAAGCAAGGCCGCTTAACTTGCGAAAACTTAGAAAATATACAGTGCTGTTCAGATATTAACTCAATTATTGCTTAACAACTGAATACTAGTAAGCGCAATTCCAAGACGGGACAGAagatagacacagaagcacaggACAAGCGCAAATTTTGTTAACGTCAGTTATTGCTCGCATCGAAACATTCCTGTAATTCAGCAACATGGTCGAGATATAGTTGACATCAGTATACTTGCTTGAAGTTGCCACAAAAGTGTAATAAAGGACCGGAGATTATGACGAAGGCGATAGGCACAGTCACCCATTCCAAGCTGCTACACTGTGTCCCGTTGTGAGATTACAAATGCAAGCTGTCCATTTTTCGAACAAGCTCCCAAAATCGTACCAGTGCCTGCATACATGTCTTTGGGACATGCACTTGTCATTTGGGCAATGGCGGATGGTTGTGATAGTTGCTATTTATCATCAAACTGTCAAGAAAAGAAAGTGTTACCGTATAGACTCATGTAAgggccgcaatttttttttctcaattttgACGAGGTGCAGGACTTACATAGAATAGAACCTTTTGGTCAGAATTGTGCTCACCCCGGATTTACAATAGCATCAAAGGTAATCAAAGCATCAAAATTGCAGCATAGCTCTCGCCATCTAATCATGGTGGGCGCAAGTACGCAGCGTATGAAAATTCGCCGATGTGGATGCGGCATTGGGgcaccgaacgcgattgcttcttcattcatcatcagcatcatcatcaccctgttttatgtccactgcaggacgaaggcctctccctgcgatctccaattacccctgtcctgcaccaaccgattccaactagcacccacgaatttcctaatttcattgcaccacctaatcttctgccatgttctactgtgcttcccttctcttggtacccattataatgtaaccctaatggtccaacggttatctaacctgtgcattacatgacctgcccagcgccattttttttctgttaatgtctgttagaatattggctatacccctttgctttctgatccaaactgctctctttccgtctctcaaggttatgcctagcattcttcattacATCGCtgtttgtgcggtccttaacttgttctcaagcttctttgtcagtctcgaagtctttgccccatatgtcagcactgataaaatgcaccaattgtataccttccttttcaatgataatggtaagcttccagtcaggagctgacaatgtctgccatatgcgatccaacccatttttattttttatgaatTCCTTCTCATGATGCAGGGTTCCCTAttattaattgacctaggtaaacatactccttcacagactctagaggctgactggtgatcctgaactcttgctcccttgcccggttattcatcaatatccttgccttctgcatattaatcttcaaccccactcttacactctctctgctaaggtcctcaatcatttgatgtaactcatctgcagtgttgctgaatagaacaatgtcataggcaaaccgaaggttgctgaggtattcgccatcgatccttactcctaagccttcccagtttaatagcttgaatacttcttccaagcacgcagtgcatagcattgaagagattgtgtctccttgtctgacccctttctttataggtatcttcctacttttcttgtgtaaaattaaggtagctgtggaatctctgtagatattttcgaagatatttacgtaagcagtctgtactccttgattatgtaatgcctctatgactgctggtatctctactgagtcaaatgctttttcgtaatctatgaaagccatatagttaggctgattgtattctgcaaatttcttgattacctgattgatgacatggatgtgatccattgtagagtatcccttcctggaacctgcctgttcccttggttgactaaaatccagcagaaattttttttccaaattttgggctgctgccaagttgggggtgcggcccttacatgaGTCTGTGTGGTATCTGTGAGCTCAGCTTTTCACTATAAatgtgtttttgcttttttggAGTTTACTCGCACCCCGAGTGATATGTCCATATGCTTTGCTTGCCCCTTAGATTTGCCACTAGCCTGTCTATGTTCTAGGTAACTAAGCAAAATAACGTGCTATGCAAGTCTAATCTTGTATTGTAGGTTAGACCATAAATATGGCACATATGCCACCGTCCGACTCTAGATAGGCCAGCTAATTACAATCGCTCATTTGTGCGACATGACTGCAGAGGTGAATTACTTTCAATGTCACCGTCTGTCAGGGACAGTGCAGCGCTTGTACTggattcttaggttgtcaccgactatgGTTCAGCTAGCTACCTTTAATTTAGCCTCTGTTTTGTTTCCTAAAGATCCTGCTTACCACTGTATAGGTTTCCAATATGGTGGCATTCTCATTTGCAAGGTGTGCAGGACAATTTACACTGCTTGTTAAGAGGTTTCTTCTTGCGAAATGTTGGCCCTCGCCCCTCATTCAGCATGGACACGGGTAAAATAAAAATATGCCAGTCTTGGCTATACACTGTGTCACCAGCTCTGTGCAGTGCAGCTCCCATCAGCCAAGCAGGAACACGAACTAACTGGCTCTGTGTCTTGCAGAAATAAGGGCTTGCCCATGGTGTGCCACTAGTTCACTTGTGAACATTCCGTTGAGCCAACACCACACAGCGAAGAGTTATTGTTGGACAGTGAGAGGCTTCCTCCTCTCTGTGAGACACACCGTCGGTTCTGGTTCCTGGCTGCCTAACGAGATACGCAGCTCCAACCCCACTGCACAAAATCGGTGGGAGTGAGTATGGAGCACAGGAGTAGCAGGCTGTGAAGCGAGGAAGTGAAACCGGACAGCAGCTGCAGGATTCAAGGCATGGCAACCCCATTTGTGTGTTTTGGATGTCTAGTACCTGTGCAGAAACCTTATCTTACGAACCCTTCAGCTGCACTGAAATTTTGCGTTAAAATGTTCACTGATGCCATTCTCTAGGCACAGGCGGTGAGTTTTCTTTAATCTGTAAAAGAGAACTTGGATGTGTCCTTGCATTTCTGAGAAATCAAGACCAAGTGTGTGTAATTGAACACTGCAATAAACGACCTGCTTGTTACAAAGATGTGATGCGTAGCTGCTGAAAAAGATGAGCTTCGGATTTGTAAATTCGTAGGACTTggaagtgttcttgcatttctgaGAAATCAAGACCAAGTGTGTGTAATTGAACACTGCAATAAACGACCTGCTTTTTACAGAGATGCAATGGATGGCTGCTGAAAAAGATTAGCTTTGGATTTGCAACTTCGTAGTTGGCTCTGCCCCTTTCCCATTTATTTTGGTCCCTGCTGCAGTACTGAATGCTAGAGGAATTGTTGGGAGAGGAACCGGGGTGTGGGAATAATAATTTTTCAGACTGTATCAAATACGAATAGAATAGTGCCAGAGGGGAATTGAATCTAAACAAGTACTGAATACTTTTCGAATTATGAACAGCCGTTCTCACTATCAATCTTCACATCCTAGTATATTTACAATGTTAGCAAGTTTGTGTCATTGCAATGTACGTTATGAAGTGTTCCTTATTacaagcacaaatggagcattggGGGAAAACAACCAGTTCATTTGCATACTTGGTAACTCATTAGTGAGTGCAGACGACTATGGTTTAGTCAGGAAAAGTCTGAATCCAAGAGTGACCTACATCATGCTCCACTGCATAACTTCCCGTGTTTTATGCCGACTATGGTCGCTGGGATGGAGCTCATCACACTGGTTGACAATTGGAAGTATTCAAAAACGATTGCATTGGTGTTACACAGCACACTCAATTGTGATCGAGCCCGATCAGAATTGAATCACTCGgttgtgattggctcctttgcgcaagctgtgGGAGGGAGCCGATAGTGGTCGAGAATTTCAATCCAAATCAAGTTCGATCACAATTGAATATCGCCATGCGACACCAGTATTAGAAgaatatttatatttataaatgGTGTCTATTCAGTTGAAATCTATATTTGAATAGTGCTGCAATGTCTAGTTCATTATTAGAAAGTTTCAAATACTCGCACAGGCCTAGAAAGGAACATAACTTTTGCTTCTGTGTCTTGTCAGTTGAATATCTTTAGAGTGAGAACTCGGGGAAACCTTAAACGAGcctactgattttttttttaaattttattgcaAATTGGCAATTCAGTTCAGCAGAATCTTGCAACGTCGAGGAAGGTTAATGAAATGGTGAATTGTCATCTACCCAGATGTcacatgaagctacaaaggaaacccacgcgagtttctcaaaaagaaagcttcacagatGAGAAAAATATGTTAATGTTAGAATTCATAGCAAACTTGCCTTTTTATTAGCTCATCAACCTCAGTGACATTGCAGAAAGCAGCACCTGCAGTCATAGCTGgatgttttgtttttgttcaatCTGAATCCGTAAAGGTCATGTCTCATCTGACATCAGTCCACCTCTTTCTTAGGTTGCCCCAAAGGTTTGATATCTTTAGTTAacaaaacaaattttgttttcaaGGAAGTTGCTATGCCTGCATCACTAGAGTGTTGCACTGTGTTCTATAGTATTATAACTATCTGTGCTTGTGTCTGATATTGATCGTACACCTTTATACCTAGTGAactgctttctctctcttaagAATGTAGCATCATGCTCAGTTCATTTCTTTCGTTGTGTAAATGTTGCAGAAAACATGATCACCTTCCCTTTTTCATGTTATCACCTTTTCCTTTAGTGTCGTTACAGCTGAACTGTGGACAGTGCGACATATATTGGTGCTGTTCACTAAAGCTTTGTTGGTTATGTTAAGCTTCCTTCTGACCCATCTATTGTACATATACTATTAAGATATGAAGATATCTGATATTCGATTCCATTTTAGAACTCTATACTTTCTGAGTCCTTGTAATCAGAGTTTAACGATGTGCAATGCAAGGATGGATATCGCAATGCCCTTTACAAATGAAAAACAGCAAAAGACAACATGGGGTGCCATTGTTTGGAGTTTGTGAATTGTCTCATCCGCTGCGTGCGTGTGTCTGCTGGTGATGGCGACCAAGTTTGAGGGATCCAGTCTGGAGAAACAAAAAATTATGGCAGTGAAAATGCAACTTCAGTACTGCGTCAAGTAAAATAACTAACAAGTTGAGCAACGTTAGTGAACAATGTTAATTGTGTGAATGAGTACATGAACATAGAAAGAATGAGGATAGAGATGTGGTTCTTTGAGCAtgttttactgcgcttcttttctgAGTCTATTTGATTTGACCCGCACTTCGTGAACTAGTTCCTGCCAATCCTTACTCATGCAGAACTGGTGGGGCAGAACCGGCATGAGTCCGGCGCTACCTCGCCGACGAGTGGAACACTGTGAACTCGTTCTGCAGTGGGTGAGATGAATGGTAACGTGCAGATGCCGCCATGTTGAAACAATGGTTAAACTAACAGCAATGTAATGCACCTCCGGAGCTAGTTGAATGTGCAGGCAAATTGAGAGGACCTTCTCTCACATTTACATTGCGTGCGCATTTATTTGTTCTCTTAGAAGCTTGCAAAACCAGAGAACTTTTGACTGCCCCGCTTTCTCCTCTATAGTGGGACTTAATTGTTGCAGAAACCATGACTGCTGAAAGGTGACAATTAATCACAATAAGTGAGTTCTTTGTAAATATATGAAAATATTAGTCAAGGAACATTAAATTTTACAATATGTGGCACTTGTGTAGAAACTACTGGTAGTGATGATATATGGGTTTTATTGGCACAGAGGCCAGGGATGGCCAAGGAGTACCAATATACTGGTAGTGTCGGCCAATCTGGGTGACTCTATGAAGGCCTGCAGCCCTATGTACACCATGTCGAGATGTTTACTACAATTAGCCTCAAGTATAGTACTAGCCTTGAGTGCCAGGGTGTGCTATGTATTATTGCAAAATTATTTTGGGCATGTATACCAATGTATTTGATAACGTCCTCATCTAGTTATGATAACATTTCACTGATTAATCCATTATTAATTAATTGCACTAAATAATTAATAACCGCACAGCTGAAGCCTTATACTATATCTGGCAAGCATTCGTTGCAATAACAACTAAAGAGGCTCTTCTTGGGAAGTTCATGTAACTTCAGAACAAGTGTGCTGCAGTGTGACAATTACTCTATTCAGTGCTTTCAATTATACAGGAAATAATCAAGTCTGTGTAGCACATAATGAGCATGTTGCATAAGTATGCACAGTAATACAGCATAATAACTTGGTATATTACCCTCACATATATGTGTATACACACGATCTATATAATACATATACGTTACCCTCTCGCACATGAAGATGTTAAGCTGGTATGTTTTGATAATTGTCCCATCTATGTATACAATGTGAGTGCAGACAAATATAAAAACATTAAATGAATTAAATACCTGACAAAGTTTAGGGTAAATTTGACAATAATAGAAGGAACAGTTAAATTGATTCCAATCAATAAAGGCCTGAACTGCGAATAACTGCACTGACTATAATGGGGAGGCTTTGCTTCTTCTGGTTTGTAAGGAAGCATATAATATGCAACCGACGTCTCGATCGAGGTTATTTCCTATAAAATATTATATATTAATTATTAACTAATCAAGCGGAACACGTACTTGACACACTTTCTTGGCATATATATCTGATGAATTGAAATGCCTCTAAACGGGCGTCGCGAATAAGAAGTAATAAACGCAAACGGGCGCCCGTTTTCGTTTTTGTTCACCTTGCGCTAACAGCCGGCAAAACTGGAGCAGGTTATGGCCAGAACTTGGCACTCGTTGTGGGTTGCCTTGAGCGGTGCTGATATTGCGCGCTCCTCCGGGACCTTTCGTGTTCTACGCCCATATTATTCAAGCGCGTCTGCGAAACAACGCTCTGCTTCTCATTCCGAACGTACTTTGAGCTAGCAGAGCGCCGATTTGAGCACGCGGGTTGCGCGCTTTGCCATATCTCAAGAAATGCGCACCGCCGGTGGCAGCGGCGACTAGGCCCCGAGCTGCACAATTGCGTGCAGGAGCACACGACGATAAAGCCCCCTTTACACGGCGAATCGGCTATACAGCGATACAGATCTCTGGGTCAGCAACGGGAATAGCTGGCACGGCTTACACTTCGCAGCGCAGGTAGCTAGGGGCGGCAAGAGCTCTCAACTCGTTCGTTCAGTTGCGTCTCTGACTCAAGGCTGCAGTGCACACGAAGCAGGTGGCTCTTGACGGTGGCATGGTGCTCAAGCTATTCTACAGCGAAGTGAACAGCTTATGTGTGCTCAAGTGAAGCCCAATGATTGTGCTTTGTAGGATTTCATAGTCTGCCCGAAGAAGATGTCGTCTGCTACGGAGTGTCACGTGCCCTTAACGGACATCGGTGGTGACATCAGCGACAACAACGGCGATGGGTACGTGGCATTTCCAACAAGACAACataaaagaaagaacagcgcttaatTATTATAATTAAACGTTTCTGTCTATTGTTCTGACTTATGACTAGCGCTAAGTAGAGcggttttttaaattttttaaagaagATTTTTCTCACGTTGGAGGAAGTTACGTCATCGGAAGTACGCCATGACTCGGTGGACGGAGTTTTGTTGACGAGAGAAAAATACGAGGATAGGTATATAGGTGCTGTGTGGATAGGTGCAGTAAATTTAATTTGCCCCGAAAACGTCGCGCAATTGCATCGCGCGAGACACGTAGCTTGGGGCCTGTTGCGTCATGTCGGCGACGAGGAATTGCCCGGTGCATCCC
It includes:
- the LOC139056162 gene encoding glutathione S-transferase C-terminal domain-containing protein homolog, with the translated sequence MAIEHLVMLSGSGDDNLLRVPQNTLAALFAFAYCEMDGLRVVLVRRDSAADDGGCSRELLFALPRGVLSRLKCIEASDSPTPQQLLDCDPPAVYLPDKTTATCIGGLAGVLRWALGQFGSRTRDPECKALLGFRGGCLAACSESSLWTRFCELDIQRVLPKLRTRCSGSGSEATLRLPEELLLLEAHMRQPVKTHNVRRKQQQVFRASRREGAGGDRVNEPTDGKLPELEHRFVEGFDQTLADVVLFPVVHLVFTELAAVTSRDAISERLPFTFRWYETMYAQAQTRLALDALELKRVEQVERVERGRFIEESELPKDSLYSSHPARTKPRIRHKNPESIINSLREARITPDLKPNPGEGSLPLPWDEFPEKVHPLGGGLPQTRLLRKCQQIENLVVLALQQAFDGCTIVDFCSGGGHVGIVLAYLLPDCRVVMIENKEESMHRARERVRSLGLRNVILYQCNMDYYVGDFDLGVSLHACGVATDLVLQKCIQRNAAFVSCPCCYGAMKATESISYPLSRTFRDMGISKEDYTLLCHYADRTERDTPTCQQGHYCMALVDQDRAMRAAESGYEVIVTQMVPHDCSPKGLVLVGKQTSKVC